One Amorphoplanes digitatis genomic window carries:
- a CDS encoding HD domain-containing protein, translating into MAPRMLLTMPLHAITEVYGEAGLRERFALELQELPPADRRQLEEALELAARLHAEDRRVREPYLNHLLRVAIRIMRYYGIHDVDVLTAALLHDAVEDHPAELAGLPASLGHQVLTDAAVAELARRFNPRTAELVRSVTNPEYDPEYDRHEQYRAHVADSLERDPWARVIKVSDFTDNGVGVIHTTYDKARSSAIKYRPLVPKLRELVGRPDTPLSVAAKDHILDQLDLAEERFAAILDG; encoded by the coding sequence ATGGCGCCAAGGATGCTGCTGACGATGCCGTTGCACGCGATCACCGAGGTCTACGGCGAGGCCGGGCTCCGCGAACGGTTCGCCCTCGAGCTCCAGGAGCTGCCGCCCGCCGACCGGCGGCAGCTCGAGGAGGCGCTGGAGCTGGCGGCCCGGCTGCACGCCGAGGACCGCCGCGTCCGGGAGCCGTACCTCAACCACCTGCTGCGGGTGGCGATCCGGATCATGAGGTATTACGGGATCCACGACGTGGACGTGCTGACGGCGGCGTTGCTGCACGACGCCGTCGAGGACCACCCGGCGGAGCTGGCCGGCCTGCCCGCGTCGCTCGGGCACCAGGTGCTGACGGACGCCGCCGTCGCCGAGCTGGCCCGCCGGTTCAACCCCCGGACGGCCGAGCTGGTGCGCTCGGTCACCAACCCGGAGTACGACCCCGAGTACGACCGGCACGAGCAGTACCGGGCGCACGTCGCGGACAGCCTCGAGCGCGACCCGTGGGCCCGGGTCATCAAGGTTTCCGACTTCACCGACAACGGCGTCGGGGTCATTCACACCACATACGACAAGGCCCGCAGCTCCGCGATCAAGTACCGGCCGCTGGTGCCGAAGCTGCGCGAGCTGGTCGGACGCCCGGACACCCCGCTCTCGGTCGCCGCCAAGGACCACATCCTGGACCAGCTCGATTTAGCAGAGGAGCGGTTCGCCGCGATTCTCGACGGATAG
- a CDS encoding glycoside hydrolase family 13 protein, translating to MPSRTDNWWRSAVIYQIYPRSFADSNGDGMGDLPGITARLSDLRHLGVDAVWLSPFYPSPQHDAGYDVADYRAVDPLFGDLGDADKMISEAHALGLKVIIDLVPNHTSNEHAWFTAALAAGPGSPEREAYIFRDGRGPDGSEPPNDWHSVFGGPAWERVPDGQWYLHLFDVSQPDLNWGSGKVRAEFEAILRFWLDRGVDGFRVDVAHGLIKDATLADWQYAGVILGGLAPEGAPPPPMWDQDGVHEVYQRWRTVLDEYPGERILVAEAWVQPAERLARYVRPDEMHQAFNFEYLDAPWSADPLRRIIGSTMAANAAVGAPTTWVLSNHDVVRHATRLGYPVGEPRRHGIGAGDPQPDAGLGLRRARAATLQMLGLPGSAYLYQGEELGLPEATEIPDEFRQDPAWERSGHAERGRDGCRVPIPWEADAPSYGFGPSDASWLPQPATWAEYALDRQRDVAGSTYELYRSALRLRAGHGLGAGALTWVDTPADVLAYRNGDLLVLTNYGTAPAELPLNARVQLSSEPLAADGRVPQDVTVWARV from the coding sequence ATGCCGTCCCGTACAGACAACTGGTGGCGCAGCGCCGTCATCTACCAGATCTATCCGCGCTCGTTCGCCGACAGCAACGGCGACGGGATGGGCGATCTGCCGGGCATCACGGCACGCCTGAGCGACCTCCGCCACCTCGGCGTCGACGCCGTCTGGCTCTCGCCGTTCTACCCGTCGCCGCAGCACGACGCCGGGTACGACGTTGCCGACTACCGCGCCGTCGATCCGCTCTTCGGCGACCTCGGCGACGCCGACAAGATGATCAGCGAGGCTCACGCGCTCGGGCTCAAGGTCATCATCGACCTGGTGCCCAACCACACCTCGAACGAGCACGCCTGGTTCACCGCCGCGCTGGCCGCCGGACCGGGCAGCCCCGAGCGGGAGGCATACATCTTCCGCGACGGGCGCGGGCCGGACGGCAGCGAGCCGCCCAACGACTGGCACAGCGTCTTCGGCGGCCCGGCGTGGGAGCGCGTCCCCGACGGCCAGTGGTACCTGCACCTGTTCGACGTCTCCCAGCCCGACCTCAACTGGGGCAGCGGGAAGGTCCGCGCCGAGTTCGAGGCGATCCTGCGCTTCTGGCTCGACCGCGGCGTCGACGGCTTCCGGGTCGACGTGGCGCACGGCCTGATCAAGGACGCCACCCTGGCCGACTGGCAGTACGCCGGCGTGATCCTCGGCGGGCTCGCGCCCGAGGGCGCCCCGCCGCCGCCGATGTGGGACCAGGACGGCGTGCACGAGGTCTACCAGCGGTGGCGCACGGTCCTCGACGAGTACCCCGGCGAGCGCATCCTGGTGGCCGAGGCCTGGGTGCAGCCGGCCGAGCGGCTGGCCCGCTACGTACGCCCGGACGAGATGCACCAGGCCTTCAACTTCGAATACCTGGACGCGCCCTGGTCCGCCGACCCGCTGCGCCGGATCATCGGCTCCACCATGGCCGCGAACGCCGCGGTCGGCGCGCCCACCACCTGGGTGCTCTCCAACCACGACGTGGTGCGGCACGCGACCCGGCTGGGCTACCCGGTCGGTGAGCCGCGCCGGCACGGCATCGGCGCCGGCGACCCGCAGCCCGACGCCGGCCTGGGGCTGCGCCGGGCCCGGGCGGCCACGCTACAGATGCTCGGACTGCCCGGCTCCGCGTACCTCTACCAGGGCGAGGAGCTGGGGCTGCCCGAGGCGACCGAGATTCCGGACGAGTTCCGGCAGGATCCGGCCTGGGAGCGGTCGGGGCACGCCGAGCGCGGTCGCGACGGCTGCCGGGTGCCGATCCCGTGGGAGGCCGACGCGCCCTCGTACGGCTTCGGCCCGTCGGACGCGAGCTGGCTGCCGCAGCCTGCGACCTGGGCCGAGTACGCCCTGGACCGCCAGCGGGACGTCGCCGGCTCCACCTACGAGCTGTACCGCTCCGCGCTGCGCCTGCGTGCCGGGCACGGCCTCGGCGCCGGGGCGCTGACCTGGGTGGACACCCCGGCCGACGTGCTGGCGTACCGCAACGGCG